A segment of the Lolium perenne isolate Kyuss_39 chromosome 3, Kyuss_2.0, whole genome shotgun sequence genome:
tgctgacgccataccctgcagtcgttggtggcatgggagagcgagttatgccatttgcagtatggctttccgttcagctcttgcaccgtggggaatttgagaccttcgggaatcgtcaactgcttctccttgagcaggaggtcgaagatttgctcagtcttggtcacgtcaaaatcaaatcccctgggcgggcctggtggctttacccatttgcaggacacgggggttcctccccgagtccattcagccactgctacctcctgatctcccgcagaaacttcgtcttcctctgcatcgaccaggactactgcacgtttgaatttgtcctggtacaggtccgggtggcgctgttcatatgccgacagtttctgaaccatgtgcgccggtgaggggTCGTCTGCtttggaggccatgtccttgagcggtgttgcaaggcccgctactgccaactcgactgcttccttttctgttatacgaaccgaataacatcggttcctaagattcctgaagcgctggatgtattctgtcaccgtttctccacgcttctgacgtaattgtgctagatcggcaatgccggactcggaagcctctgaatggtactgcatatggaactgctcttccaactgcttccaagtctggatggagtctggtggtagcgaggtgtaccacccgaaagccgatcccgtgagggactgtgagaagagcctcacgcgtagttgatccgacactgaagccggtcctagttgtgccaaatatcggcccacgtgctcgatggagctggaaccatctgatccactgaatttggagaaatcagggagccgatatttaggtggtagcgggatcatctcgtagtcgtcggggtacggcttggaatagccgattgccctccttttcggcaccatgccgaactggtttctcagtatggtactgatctgatccattgtcttggctgcgggagttgaactacgaagattcgccggggtggcgtacttagccagccatgtttgcttttccagctacgagccaactgcaggagctgagctctggaggttcgtcggggtggcgtacttagttagccacgtctgcttctcaagctctgtcgctgacgtccctcctgttttcccagaagtccctgatgttgtggcctggtttgtaagtgcccagttaccacaatctggcacgtacgtgcacgtgtacccgtgagggatctccttaggcgcctcaagcaagaactggtagtcactagggtcgccaccgatcttgtagacgacgaatgccggtgaattcggcacttctggcgccgccaatgcaaatggcagcggtggacgggactggagtggcaactctccttgatgtgtcccgagagctggtcctgacggcgagtactggtgcctcatgatctcctggatcacgcgaagagcgacacgctccaacgtgtttaccaggttctcagagtggcggtgtagcgagtgagctaccaagtagttgatctcctgccgcagggacctggtgcgttcctccgacggggcagagaggtctatcccatctagtgcaccattaggcgagaaccccttccacctgatgccatgtgaacgggttctgtggaaagagccgatgaggtcggcttcgaggatgactttgatctcgtcatacttcttcttgagctcgtcggtcagatcctcgtacgtgactggcgtgccgtccgccatctcagatgtagatggcgatgtggttgatgtagaagcttgtcccaccgggcgtgccagaatgtgttgacgtccgaaacccaccggcgggcagcgacgggcaacaccgtagagccgggaacaacctagggctgcggctggccgaggtccctccgagcgacggcccgcaaagccttctggtcacacgtccgatgctgattgcaagggcgtgccacctgacctatacctggtcaggaaggtgatggagatgcctcgcttagtttcctgcatggcatacacgtaaacattaaatacgagcctcgatcggctctcaggttatcctgtgaatcggctcaaggagccgatccacccatgattcgtacgaggtgcacgaatatatggtggtcctgcttgatcaagataaagctaatgagatctacgacgatttagggttttcaccgcataatcggatcatcctactcaggattgggcctcgcggctacgcacggtgatcgtagtttcgatcctagatagggcctaaaaaccaacacgaggttgatccccggaacatcctgtctaggactagcaaacgacaccctacgtgccgctggatcctccagccctttgtaaggcctaactattgcagatattaaactaatccttgatgaacaaggagcaaccgtaacggatcggatctactaaataatgatcaagcggggtgccgcccctacacctaagataggtgtaagggcggctagatatgcaagggttgcactacgatagcatgttacgcgaagaactatgctaaccctaacacatctatgataactacgttgctcgccatcaaaaaggtttcagtacgagcaacgcatgaacaacgtggagcttctgctgcctagatcgcaagatgcgatctaggcagcatggtgcttaccggtagaaaccctcgagacgaaggagttggcgatgcgccgagattgatttgttggttgaacgttggttgttgtttattccataaaccctagatacatatttatagtccagaggactttctaacgtgggagtaatcccaaccgtgcacgagacgaattctaacttctaatctaagatacaatctactataattaaagatacacgggcaatctagcccaaactcttcgtgcaaggccgcttcagagatcttccacgcgtaatctttcaagcccatctctcttacggcccacctcctgatttggccaaaatctggtgataacaacgcgctggtgcacccgtttaccatcgcgctaaacggaaaaaaattcGCTCATAAAATTAtacgtcatagacctaaaaacatttttcccggaatttattgagcgacggaaagtgtagccctagttcaaatccggtcactttccagcggattcggtgggacaccacaggaagccgcatggattcccagatagctagcgcgcacatatgcatgtgatatatggtgcgaaggcggtgtcctaccactacacggaggtctcgcgcaatactaaaatgcgccccatgtagttacttaacaaaaaaacccgttttggcaccccgaaaatgaaaaaaaccATCGCTCATGGGTTGGactggaaatccgctcccgggccttgcttcccatctcaGGGACCATgcatgtgccaaatatggcctcgttccgacaaactatgcggtgtcacgggccatttcctactcatttgccctaaaagccatagaactccggacgtgatagccctgtttgtgaagggtttccaaaataattgtcgtatcctaattccgacttttggagtggttactaggacacataaaatgacgccatgcggctccgcgggattttctgacttcgtttaaattgccatttggccaaaacgggcccccacggagatgcggtatggctgtaccgggcgcgctggtgcacccgtttaccatcgcgctaaaaggaaaaaaaatcgCACAGAAAGtgatatgtcatagacctaaaaacgtTTTttccggaatttattgagcgacggaaagtgtagccctaattcaaatccggtcactttccagtggattcggtgggacaccgcaggaagccgcatggattcccagatatctagcacgcacatatggcatgtgatatgtggtgcgaaggcggtgtcctaccactacgcggaggtctcgcgcaatactaaaatgcgccccatgtagttaCTTCACAAAAAAcctgttttggcaccccgaaaatgaaaaaaacaaTCGCCCATggatcggattggaaatccgctcccggggacttgcttcccatcccagagaccacgcacgtgccaaatatagcctcgttccgacaaactatgcggtgtcacgggccgtttcctactcatttgctataaaagccatagaactccggacttgatagccctgttcgtgaagggttttttttaaaataattgccgtatcccaattccattttttggagtggttactaggacacataaaatgataccATACGGCTCCGCGAGATTTTctaacttcgtttaaattgccatctggctaaaacgggaacctgaggacatataagaaagtgattgaattgtttctatgttaacatggtagtgtacatgattcaaatatgcatgattttgacatgaacggatagaggatgtttttctAAACATTTTGATACCTCATACACATTTTTCTaacatcatatgaattagttatgatttttacaaaatcagacaaatttgaaaaatagcctacgccaacggtggccgtcggcgtagccctatCTACGCCTTGGGCCAaagatatgccgagggctgccctcggcgtagaccttgctacgccgacggccacgctACGCCAAGGGTCGAAAGGGCAGGGCGGCCTTTTGACCGTCGGCGTATAGCCTGGTCCTCGGCGTAGCCTCCCATTCCTGTAGATCGCTTTGGATTCGACTTGGAGGTAGAGGAAGACCGAGATCGTTCCTCTATGCCGAGGTGCTGATGCTCTACTGTTTTCTCGCTATTAGAGCTGGATTACGGGCCTTGCTGCCGTCCTCCATCCACCATTCCATCCGGAAATGAATAAATTATTGATTTTCAAGCTATTTGTTTTTGCAAATAAACTATCTTCTCACAATTCCTTGAAAAAATAACCTTGGATCCCTCAGAATCCAATTTATTCCACTTTATTACAATGCAGTAATAAGCTGCAAATACAACATTACATGTAGCTTCTTATTTCTCTTCGCCTTGGAGCACCAGTTGGTTGTTTTTGCATATAAACTGTCTTCCCATGACGGTTTAAAAAAAAACTGTCTTCCCATGACTCCTTGAAAATAAGTAAAACCTTGGATCCATCATATCACAATCCAATTTATTCCATTTTATTAGTACGATGCAGGTAGTTGCATTTGCATAGCTTGTTATTCCTCTTGGCGCTGGAGCAGCAGTTCGTTGTCGCCGCAGTTGACAAACTGGTAGTTGACGATAAGGTGGCCACGCTGCACTCCCATCCCGTTGGTGTCGATCTTGCTGAACACCGTGTCGAAGTCCAGGTCCAGGCCGCCATTGCTGCACTGGTCGACGATCCTAGCGATAGTCTGCGCGCCGGTTGCCGTGTTCGTCACCTATGCAGATTTCAGACGATATAAACCAGTTAGCCAACACACTGGCACGGTGACaccacacttaggcagttcatgtaGAATTGTGCTTACCAGGAGGCACTTGCCACATGATGCCTGGCCTCTGGTCCCAGCAGGACCGCAGAAGGCGGTCCAGCCGTACTTGGAGCGCCAGGAGAACGGCCTACCGCCGTCCCAAGTGGAACAGTATGCGCTGGCGCCGGTGTAGAGATCCCAGTTGATGCTCGTCGGGTAGTAGTAGTGGTATGTGGCGCGGACGTTGGAagctgagggcatctccaaccgggcgacccatcccgcgcccgcgcgtccggatgggtcgaaacggacaaaaacccggcccaacgcggggacgcaccgcaaaagcggacggccgcggcgtccggaacgacgcaaacccggcccaaatctgggccgggtttgcgtggccgcggatggcacgcggcgtcctcgcgtgtccgcccTGTCCGCCCGGGCCGGCCCACCGTCCTATCCGGTCCCCACTTTCCACTCCgccgcacgcgcgagctcgaagcttccgcgccgccatggccccggcgcgagttcgagccgtccgccaacgaccacgaggccggcagcagccggcaaGTCGCGCCGCCGGCGTTCGCAATGGGGCCGCCGCGCTCCTGCacgcgaccggatctacgtcaccgtagcggtggcgcagatgttccgggacgccggcgtcccaatgccgtggggacgtgcacctccccacGGCCGGCACTcgagcccagatcgggttcc
Coding sequences within it:
- the LOC127338185 gene encoding barwin-like, giving the protein MAGRVALAAVLLCAVAAMAMGQSASNVRATYHYYYPTSINWDLYTGASAYCSTWDGGRPFSWRSKYGWTAFCGPAGTRGQASCGKCLLVTNTATGAQTIARIVDQCSNGGLDLDFDTVFSKIDTNGMGVQRGHLIVNYQFVNCGDNELLLQRQEE